ACGATCATGGTCTTGGCGCCGCGGGCCGGTTTCGGGAGCGCCAGGAACGCCTGCAAGGCCGGCTTCGGCTCCGGGATCACCTGGGCGACCTCGATGCCCGCGTAGGCGAACCTCGTGGCGAACTGCCACGCTTTCGTGCCGGAGACGATGTCGACGTGCCGCAGCTTGGAGAGGTCGATGTCATAGACCCAGGACGGATCGGGCGTGCCCTCGTCGACGGCGACGAACACCTGTTCGGGGGTCTCGCTGAGATAGTCGAGATTCAGCTGGAGACTCGGCGGGTTCTTCATCATGATGATCTCGATGTCCTCGTCGCCGACCCGCAGCGTCTCGCCGCGACCATAGACCGTGCGCAGCGCGCCCATCGCAGCGACGACTGCGGCGGGGCTGAACTCCGCGCCGAGGAGACGCCGCGCCATCGCGGTCGCGGCGGCCGCGTCCACCGCATAGTGGAGGCCGCGCGCGGGCAGCCCGATCCGCACGGATTCGCCGCCGATCGTCAGCTGGGCGCTCTGCTGCTCCAGTTCGCTGACGAACACGCTTGGAACGGGGAGCGGGGCGACGGGGGCGACGGAGAGGTCTTCGACGTTCGCGAGGCCGTTGGGCGAAGACTCGATGATCGCGGGGGCGACGGCGAAAGTGGACAC
This genomic window from Leifsonia xyli subsp. cynodontis DSM 46306 contains:
- a CDS encoding MurT ligase domain-containing protein, coding for MRYRVAVIAGRLARWLLRLRGGGSAVPGRVALAIAPAFLERAVSRLPLGVVFVSGSNGKSTTTNMLAAILREHGLSVFTNPSGGNLPQGIASSLLADVPLDGFVRGDVGVIEVDEAYGVDLATVLKPRGSLLLNVQIDQLNRFFEPTRVIGMLRTIADRSREFVVVNADDDSLARVGAELRAAGRDVSTFAVAPAIIESSPNGLANVEDLSVAPVAPLPVPSVFVSELEQQSAQLTIGGESVRIGLPARGLHYAVDAAAATAMARRLLGAEFSPAAVVAAMGALRTVYGRGETLRVGDEDIEIIMMKNPPSLQLNLDYLSETPEQVFVAVDEGTPDPSWVYDIDLSKLRHVDIVSGTKAWQFATRFAYAGIEVAQVIPEPKPALQAFLALPKPARGAKTMIVNYEQMMLIRKQLGFLDLEGGDK